GATGCGGAACCGGCTGGTGGGCGACCAGATCTCGAGCGCCATGGGATGGGATCGGGAGGAGGTGAAGCGGGTGGTGCTCGATTCCGCCCCTGCGCAGATGTTCCGGCGCATGCTGTTCGCGCGCGTGGTCCCGAACCTCCGCCGGCTCGGGCTGCTCACGCCGCGCGTGCGCGAGGCCTTCGCGGGCCTCGGCATCCTCGAGTTCGAGCACGCCGATCCGGAGGCACAGGATCGCGCGCTCGGGCTGGCGTAGGGCCGGCGCCTCGGACGGCCGCGAGGATCAGGGGCAGCGGCTCGAGCTCGCGGGCGACGCTTCAACGGAAGCGACCTCGTGTCGGCGAGTCTCGAAGCCGAAGGCCTTCGCCAGGAACGCGAGGTAGGCGGCGACGTCAACGACGTAGAGGTACGGGTAGAGGTACGGAACGATGCGCTGGGTCGCTTGCGCCGGATGCGTCGGCATGACGTTGTTCCTCTCGGAATCGGGGCATCAAGGGGCCGATCGGTGACCCGGATGCGCCGGTCTTCCCGATAGCACCCTCGCGCCCGATCAGGCCAGCGCACGCGCAGCTTGCCTGAACGGAACGCCAACCGCATGATCCAGCGCAAGCGGAGTTGGAGAAGAAGATGACGCTCGGCACGCCACGGATCGACTCCGAGTCCGTCGGAAACCCGCTCCGGTATCGAAGGCTCGAGGAGTTGGAGGAAGGACTCGACGCGTTGCCTCGCGGCCCGTGGGACAGGGGGCGCGTCGAGCTGATCGTGGCCCGGACAGCGGGCGGCCGGCGCGAGCGCCCGGAGCGTGTCCGATTGGAAGCCGACGCTGGCATCCCAGGGGACGCATGGGGTCGCCAGCAGGGGCCACACCCCGAGCGGGCCATCACCGTGATGGAGTTCGATGTGGCCGAGCTAATCGCGAACGGACAGCCGCTGGCATTGTTCGGCGACAACCTCTACCTGACTCTGGATCTCTCGACGGACAATCTGCCTGCCGGCAGCCGGGTCCGTGCGGGTGGAGCCGTCCTCGAGGTGACGGCGATGCCGCACAACGGGTGTCGAAAGTTC
Above is a genomic segment from Deltaproteobacteria bacterium containing:
- a CDS encoding MOSC domain-containing protein, with the protein product MEKKMTLGTPRIDSESVGNPLRYRRLEELEEGLDALPRGPWDRGRVELIVARTAGGRRERPERVRLEADAGIPGDAWGRQQGPHPERAITVMEFDVAELIANGQPLALFGDNLYLTLDLSTDNLPAGSRVRAGGAVLEVTAMPHNGCRKFRARFGADALQFVSKTELRHRNLRGIYMRTVEGGEIAPGDPVEVIARAPASDAKPLS